From a single Hymenobacter sp. YIM 151500-1 genomic region:
- a CDS encoding alpha/beta fold hydrolase produces the protein MTAFRFSRLCFWFAALCLLLSAPLAAQNRPAPLTNGSFTLLTSDSVRLHVRVAGRGTPCVFVHGGPGAGSYSFEKLGGHRLEDPLRLIYFDQRGSCRSSSPRRPNYSMARMVQDLEELRQHLGLERWVVMAHSFGATIATAYAAAHPQRVQGLVLLNAVLNPVASLDSTAQYGASLLPPAARPAPTLPAMQRVGMVMGALQQQKLAYQLQFSSDTLAARAGRLTQGGPATPNRDFATQVFSGQLPDYGRDYVPTTATITLPVLVIVGQDDHITGAGPRTFRFPKQQVVVLPGKHNSFLEQPVRFRQAVVSFVQQLPR, from the coding sequence ATGACTGCCTTCCGCTTCTCTCGCCTGTGTTTCTGGTTTGCCGCGCTGTGTCTGCTGCTTTCGGCCCCCCTCGCCGCCCAAAACCGGCCGGCCCCGCTCACCAACGGCTCCTTTACTCTGCTCACCTCCGACTCGGTGCGGCTGCACGTGCGGGTGGCGGGGCGGGGCACGCCCTGCGTGTTTGTGCACGGCGGGCCAGGAGCAGGCAGCTACTCGTTTGAGAAGCTCGGCGGCCACCGCCTCGAAGACCCGCTGCGCCTGATTTACTTCGACCAGCGCGGCAGCTGTCGTTCCAGTAGTCCCCGCCGCCCCAACTACTCCATGGCGCGCATGGTGCAGGATTTGGAGGAGCTGCGCCAGCACCTGGGCCTGGAGCGCTGGGTGGTGATGGCCCATTCTTTTGGGGCTACCATAGCCACGGCCTACGCTGCGGCCCATCCGCAGCGGGTGCAGGGGCTGGTGCTGCTGAATGCCGTCCTTAATCCGGTAGCGTCCCTGGATAGCACCGCGCAGTACGGCGCCTCGCTGCTGCCACCCGCCGCTCGGCCTGCCCCCACTTTGCCGGCCATGCAGCGCGTGGGCATGGTGATGGGCGCGCTTCAGCAGCAAAAGCTGGCCTACCAGCTCCAGTTTTCCTCCGACACGCTGGCCGCCCGCGCCGGCCGCCTGACCCAGGGCGGCCCCGCCACCCCCAACCGCGACTTTGCCACCCAGGTGTTCAGCGGCCAGTTGCCCGACTACGGCCGCGACTATGTGCCCACGACGGCCACCATTACCCTGCCCGTGCTGGTCATCGTGGGCCAGGACGACCACATCACCGGAGCCGGCCCGCGCACCTTCCGGTTTCCGAAGCAGCAGGTAGTGGTACTACCCGGCAAGCACAACTCGTTTTTGGAGCAGCCCGTGCGGTTTCGGCAGGCGGTGGTTAGCTTCGTGCAGCAGCTTCCCCGCTAA